In the Verrucomicrobiota bacterium genome, AGGAAGTCCTGCCTGAATTGGAGGAGAAGGGATGTCTTGGTGATCAGTCCTCGTGGCTCCAGATTCGAACCGCTGGCCTTGGTGAATCTACAGTAGAAACCCGGCTTGCACCGATTGTAGAAAGCCGGCCCAACGTTCAGTTTGCTTTTTGCGCCCATGCAGGAATCGTCGACGTCCGTCTTTCTCCTGCGGAGTCAGGAACCGGAACCGCTGCAGTCAACCAGGCTGGGGAGGAGTGCCGTTTGATGCTTGGGGAGAATTTCTTTGGTTTTGGCAACGATTCTCTGGCTAAGATTTTGATCCTCCAGCTCCGCTGCTGGGATCGCACTCTTGCCGTAGCTGAATCCTGCACCGGGGGCCTTCTTTCTGGTTCCTTTACGGACATTCCTGGAGCCTCAAAAGTATTCATCGGTGGTGTTGTTGCTTACACTAATGCGACAAAGGTCCAGCTGTTGGATGTCCCCGAATCGCTTCTCCAACAGCATGGAGCAGTAAGCGGCGAGGCTGCAGTGGCGATGGCGACTGGTGCTGCTGAACGGCTCGGGTCTGATTATGCTTTGTCTGTTACCGGATTTGCGGGTCCGGAAGGGGGTACTGCGGAGAATCCTGTGGGAACGGTTTACGCCGCTCATTTCTCGCCTTCAGGAGTCTGGTCGAAGAGGTTGGTGCTCCCTGGGAATCGGGGGGCTGTCAGAGAAAGGGCGGTGAATGAGACGTTGGATTGGGCTCGTCGAACACTGAATCGTTACAAGGTTCACGACTTTCTTGCCTCTCCCGGAGAGTGACCTTTCTGCGCATTTCCTGCGGGAACCATCACCAACCCCTCAAGGTAGTTACTCTTCCTTCCAGGTTTTCCGTAGGAGCGTTGGGTTGACAGTGAATGCTCGGTCCGTTTTTGTTCTCGGTTTTTCCCGAAAGAACCATGCAACCGACATATCGCCCTTCTAAGATCAAGAGAGCCCGCAAGTTTGGCTTTCGTAAGCGCAACTCGACCCGTTCCGGTCGAAAGATACTTGCAGCACGTAGGCGTAAAGGCCGAGCACGCCTATCTGCGTCTCGCTAGAGATATGCACTTTTCCCGGCAGTGCCGGATTCTGAAAAGTGCGGAATTCGCTCTTGTTCGTCAACATGGTCAGTGGTTGCCCGGTCGTTTCTTTCATTTGCAGGTGATGGAGAGAGAAAACCAATCGTCCGGGAGTCGTCTTGGCCTGGTGGTTTCCCGCAAGGTAGGCTCAGCTGTCGTGCGGAACCGAATCAAGCGCCGTTGTCGCTCTCTCTTTCAAATGCTGAGTCCAGACCTTTTACGATCTTTGGACGTAGTTGTCGTCGCAAAGCGTGATCTCGATCAGGTTTCCTTCTCTGCGCTGGAGAACGATTTTAGAAAGAGACTGAGCCGCTGGATTTTGGTCGCAGACTCCCGGTAATGGACAAAAAGAACGTATTGATTGGGCTCGCCTTCATTTTGGCGGCTTTCGGACTCATGTTCTACCAGTCCTCGCAGATGGAACCTGTTCCGGTTGAGCCTGAAACACCTGTAGAGGAGGCACTGCCCTCGAGTTCTGATACGGACTCAGGAACTGACCTTGGATCTCTAGAGGGAGAAGAAACTGCCCCGGTTGCTGATGGTTCGGGGGAAGAACCGGTCTTCCAGCCGGTGGCACCTGAAGTCGTTGCCGAGGAAGAAGAGACTGCAAGCGTCGAGGAAGTCACGAGGAGTCTGGCAAACGAGTTTATTGATGTTCAGTTCACCTCACGTGGAGGTGGCATCAAGCAAGTCCATTTCCTCCAAACCAAACGAGGTGGGATGGACACGTTTGTGTTTAATGCGGACACTCGTTTGCCTGCCTTGGGCGTAAGCATTCGAGGGCCTGATTCGGAGTATTCGTTCTCTCGGAACTACAGTATTTTAGAGGATGAAACGAACCAAACTCAGATTGTTTTCGAGCGAGAGTTAGTGAGTAACATTTTTGTTAGACGTGTTTTCTCCATTTCTAGCCCTGGCGAGGAGGGGGTAGACCCATACCTTATTCGCCATAAAACGACTTTTATTAACCGGTCTGAACAACCTCTGGAATCGGGAGATGGGGCCTACTTGAATTTGGGAACGGTTTACTCAATTGGGCCGGATACGAGAGGGGAATTTTTGGCTTTCGGCTATTTCGATGGTGAAGACGCAGAGTTTATCAGGAGTCGCAAATTCACGGGAAGTTCCGGTTTTCTTGGAATCGGAGCAAGTGCGCCAGTATCAAGTGTGTCAGAATCCAGAAACGATTTAAATGTAGTCTGGGGTTCGGTGAAGAATCAGTTCTTCGCTTTTGTAGCGACGGTAGGGGAGGGCGTGCGGAGTAATGGATTCTTTGCAACAGGTTCCTCCGTCATCCCGCCGAATCCTCCAGACGCGCCTCCTGCTGATGCGATTCGGGCAAGTTTAGCCTTCCCGCTAGAGCGCATCGAGCCAGGCGAGAGCTTGGATATCGCGATCGACTTCTACGCTGGGCCAAAAGAGTTTCGCCGCCTGACCCAACTTGGTGAGAAGCAGGACGAGGTGATGCAGTTTGGGTTTCTGAGTTTCTTCAGCAAGATTCTTCTCTCCTTCCTGTACGCGATCCACACGGTGGTGCCTAGCTGGGGATGGTCGATCGTCGTGATGACCATCATCATCAAGTTGATCTTCTGGCCATTGACTGCCAAGGCGACCCAATCCCAAAAGCGGATGCAGAAGATTCAGGCTCCGCTTAAGGAGCTTCGCGAGCAGTATAAGGACAACCCGCAGAAGATGCAGAAGGAGACGATGAAGCTCTTTCGCGAGAACAAGGTGAATCCGGCCGCGGGATGTCTGCCGATCCTGATTCAGATGCCGATCTTTATCGGTCTGTTCTGGATGCTAAGGACCGCTTCCGAACTGAGGTATGCCCCGTTTCTTTGGATCGACGACCTGTCCCGACCGGATACGGTAGCAGTCGTTTTTGGTCTGCCGATCAACATCCTCCCGTTGATCATGGGAGTCACCATGTTCTTCCAAATGAGGATGACGCCTGCGATGGCGAATGCTGACCCTCTTCAGCAAAAGATCTTCAAGTTCCTCCCTTTCGTTTTTCTGGTCATCCTCTACAATTTTTCCTCCGGCCTCGTTCTCTATTGGACGGTGCAGAATCTACTCACTATTCTGCAGCAATACATCACGAACAAGCGAAGTGATGTGGCCAATGAACCGGTAGTGATCCCGAGTTCAGCGAAAAAGAAGGCGAAGAAGAGCACCGGAAAGAAGTAAGATCCCTCTGCTCGGTTTGAGGAGGTTCAATTGAGGGACTATCCCCTTGCCCCGAGTCGGGTCAGTTCCATCATGTAATCCATGTCTGGACATAGTAAATGGGCGACCACCAAGCGTCACAAAGCAGCGGTGGACGCAAAACGCGGAAAAATTTTCAGTGTGATTAGCAAAGAGCTGACCCTTTCAGCGCGTGACGGAGGGGGTGACCCCGAGTTCAATCCCCGTCTTCGGACCAATATTGCTAAAGCGAAGGCAGCAAATATGCCGGCCGATAATATCGAACGCGCCATCAAGAAGGGGACAGGAGAACTAGAGGGAGCAACCATTGAAGAGCTCACTTACGAGGGTTACGGTCCGGGGGGGGTTGGCTTGATCGTTGAGGTCACCACAGACAATAAGAATCGGAGTGCTTCTGAGGTGAGGAGCACCTTTACCAAGAACGGCGGTAACTTGGCGGGTTCTGGTGCATTGGCGTATAACTTTCAGAGGAAAGGCCAATTTCTTATCGCAGCTGATGCCACGAATGAAGACCAGCTGATGGAAGTGACGATTGAGGCAGGCGCAGAGGATATCCTGAATAATGGGGATCATTTTGAAGTGCTTTGCGAGATGGGTGAGTTTGATCACGTGGTTCAGGCTCTTGAGAAGGCAGAGATTCCGACAGAGTCTGCCGAGTTGGCCTATCTTCCCCAGACTCCTGTCGAGGTGACCGACTCCGACGTGGCCCGGCAAGTGTTGCGTCTGGTGGACACTTTGGAAGAGTTGGAAGACGTGAAGAACGTTTTTGCCAACTTCGAGATCGCTGATGAACTCTTGGCCGAGCGGTGACCGTTGATCGCTGATTCACTTCCGAATCTCTCTGCTCGAAACCGATTCTCGGAGGATCTTGTTTTGAGCACGAGAGAAGTGTCTCGGTGGTTGCGAAATCGCGGGGCGGTCGGGCATAGGTTTGGTCAATGACTCTCTTCCGTCCGGACCGACCTTTTCAGCCGAAAAAGGTTCGATTTTACTACGGTTGGGTCATCGCTGCTGCCGGAACTGTCGGGGTTATTTGTAGTATTCCCGGTCAGACGATGGGAGTGAGCGTTTTTACCGACTCTTTGATCGAGAATCTGGGAATAAGTCGCACGTGGATTAGTTTCGCGTATTTGATTGGAACGATCTGTAGCGGGTTTCTCGTAGTCCCTGTTGGTTGGCTTCTGGATGCTTCGGGATTCCGCTCAGGTGGAGTCTATGCAGGCTTGGGATTAGGGGTCGCACTTCTCTTTTTGTCTCAGGTGGATCGCATCGCAGAGGGAGTAAAAGAGGTGATCGCTCCAGATTCGGGAGTGGTTATTGGTTTCATTTTTGTGACTGCTGGCTTTTTTCTTCTCCGCTTTTGCGGGCAAGGGGTCATGACACTGGTGTCCCGTGGCATTGTAGCGAAGTGGTTCAATCATTACCGAGGAAGAGTGACTGCGATTACGGGCATTATCGGATCTTTTGCCTTCTCTGTAACTCCATTGTTCTTTGATGGACTGATTATAGAGTTTGGCTGGCGAGTATCCTGGGTAGGATTGGGGATTATCTGTGGATTTGTTTTTGCCGTCTTTGCATGGGTCGTGTTTCGTGACAATCCGGAAGAGTGCGGTCTTGAGATGGATGGTGGGCTTGAGAAAATTCCAGAGTCTAAGGTAAACCCAGACAACCGGGTGGTTAAACAGTATTCTACAGCGGAGGCACTCGGAACCTATGGGTTTTGGATTTACAATTTGGCGTTCTCCTTTCAGGGGCTGTTTATCACAGGTTACACGTTCCACATTCTATCTGTCGCGGATGATTTGGGGTTGGCCCGTGAGGTTGTTTTGGGAGCGTTTTTTCCGGGGGCCGTGATCGGAGTCTTCGTCAGTTTGGGAATCGGATGGTTGATCGATAAGACTCAGCTGAAGTATAGTCTGATTGTTTTTACGATAGGTACTGTCTTCATTCCTTTGGGCCTATTGTTCGCGCCGCATCAGTATTCTTTGATCATCCTGATCGCGGGTTTTGCGATGGGGGGTGGGGCCTTTTCACCTCTGATTGGAACGGTCTGGGCGCGTTTCTATGGTCGTAAATCTCTTGGAGCCATTAGCGGTTTCAATATGTCCTGTCTTGTAATCGGAAGTGCGCTCGGCCCGATAGGGTTTAGTCTTAGCTATGAATTTTTGGGTGGATATCGACCCGCCATCGCAATCTCAGTGGGTTGTGGCGTGTTGCTTTTGGCGGGTGCTTTCTTCGCGGAGAACCCACAGCGGAAGCTCCGAGAAGAAATGAAGGCCACTTGTGAGTGAGTTGCTCCCGCAGCCTTTGGCTACCGCTTTGGAAAAGCGAGGAGCTATTCCATTTTCGCAGTTCTGTCGGATAGCCCTCTATGACGAGAACGATGGTTATTACCAAAAGGAGAAGCTTCGTGTTGGATCAAGTATCGAAGCGGATTTTACCACCAACCTTTCTGTTCAATCTACATTTGTCCCACTGGTTTTTGAATCGGTATGCAGTCTTTTGGGAAGGACGGATGTGTCTGACTATCACTTCATTGAGGTAGGAGCTGAGCCGAACCAATCGTCTTTCAAAGGACTTGCTCCTAATTTTGCCGAGGTCAGTAGCATTGGCGTTTCGGATTCTTTTCCGTCTTTGACGGGCAAGGTTGTGCTGTTTGCGAACGAGTGGCTGGACGCGCAACCGTTTGTCCGGCTTGTTTTTACGAATGGTGAGTGGCGGGAAGTCTTTGTCGAGCGTTTGAAAGAAGGTGGACTTGTCGAGAAGCTCTACCAAGTCCAAAGCAAAGATGGACTTTCCCTAGAAGCTCGCTTGCCGAGAGAAATGCCGGAGGGTTACCGGGTTGATCTGTCGATGGAGGTGGCGGGCGTGTTAGGGGAATACCTCAAGCAACCTTGGGAAGGCCTGTTCCTTACATTTGATTACGGCTCCTCTTGGGAGTCTTTGATTAGACAAATGCCCGATGGGAGTGGAAGGGCCTATCGAAAGCAAAGACTGAGCACCAACCTTTTGGATGATCCTGGTGAGTCGGATTTGACCTGCAATGTGTGCTGGGACGATGTTAAGGAATCGCTCGAGCTAGAGGGATTTACGGTTGACGGGCCGGAGCGCCAGGAGAGTTTTTTCCTCAATCATGCCAGCCAGAGAGTACGGGCGATTATAGAAGGTAAGGACGATCCAGACGGAGGTTCAAAGAGGCGTCTCATGCAGATCCTGCATCCCGCTAACTTCGGTGCCGCCTTTCAGGTTCTTTGGGGCCTGCGATAATGCTGTTTTGGTATAGACCTGGGACAGGCTTTTTTGGAAGGAAGATATAACATCCGCCTTTGCGGCGGATGCTACAGAGATTAGCTGAGAAAGGCTCCTACCCTGTTCGCCTTCAAAAGTGCCTCAAACAGAAACGGAGGGTAGGTCCCAAATTTCATCTGCGTATTGCTGGATCGTGCGGTCGGAAGAAAATTTGCCGACCCGCGCGGTGTTGAGGATGGCCATCTTGGCCCAGAGATCCCGGTCCCGGTAGGCTTGGTCCACTTTGCCCTGCGCTTCAATGTAGGCCTCGTAGTCCGCGCATACGAGGAATGGATCGCCGTCTTGAAGGAGGCTGTCCACTAGTGGCCGGAACGCTCCGAATTCGCCCGGAGTGAATGCATCGGATTGGAGCCAGTTGAGAACAGCCTTCAGCTCCGGGATGCGGTTGTAGTAGTCGTAAGGATTGTAGCCACTTGCGCGCAGAGCTGCTACTTCGTCGACCTTGAGTCCGAAGATAAAGATATTTTCTTCGCCGACCTCTTCTTCGATCTCGACGTTCGCACCATCAAGCGTGCCAATAGTGAGGGCGCCGTTCAGAGCAAACTTCATATTTCCGGTTCCCGAAGCTTCCTTTCCAGCGGTGGAAATCTGTTCGGAGAGATCGGCAGCGGGGATAATCTTCTCTGCAAGGGTTACCCCGTAATTGGGGAGAAAGGCGACTTTGATGCGACCTTCCACTCTCGGATCATGGTTGATCTTCTCCCCGACCTTGTTGATCGCCCGAATGATATTTTTCGCAAGGAAGTAGCCGGGTGCTGCCTTCGCTGCGAAGACAAAAACGCGGGGAACCATATCGTAATCCGGATTGTGTAGAATCCGGTGGTAGAGGGTCAGGATGTGAAGGAGATTCAGGTGTTGGCGCTTATACTCATGGAGACGTTTCACCTGAGCGTCGAAAATCGCCGATGGGTTGACACTGATTTTCAGGTGTTTCTCGATAAACTCCGCGAGCTGTTCCTTTTTCTTCAGTTTGACGTCGAGATAGGCTTTTCGGAACTCGGCCTTCTTGACAAGAGGTTCCAACTTGGTGAGGGCATCCAAATTCGCCGTCCAATCGCTGCCCACTTCTTTGGTGACGAGTTTGGACAGTTCCGGATTACACGCGAGAAGCCACCTTCGAGGTGTGATTCCGTTTGTCTTGTTTTGAAATTTTCCAGGATACAACTGGTCAAAATCGTAGAAAAGGTTGTCTCGCAACAATTGGGTGTGAAGTGCGGCGACCCCGTTGACAGCATGGCTCGCAACAACAGATAGATACGCCATTCGAATCATCTGCGGGTGGCCCTCTTCAATGAGAGAGAGTTGCCTCTTCTTTTCCTCGTCTCCCGGCCACATAGCCTCTACCTCCTCCTTGAGAAACCGCCGGTTGATCTCAAAAATGATTTGGAGGTGACGAGGCAATACGCGTTCGAAAAGGGGAACACTCCATTTTTCCAGCGCTTCCGGGAGAAGGGTGTGGTTCGTGTAGGCGAAGGTCTTTCGCGTTATTGCCCATGCCTCTTCCCACTCTAATTTGTGCTCATCCACTAGGATTCTCATCAGCTCGGCCGTAGCGACAGCTGGGTGAGTGTCATTCAATTGGACGGCGACCTTCTCCGGGAACTTCGACCAATCCGTTTCCTGCTTATAAAACCGCCGGATGAGATCCTGAAGAGAGCAACAGACAAAGAAGTACTGCTGGACGAGGCGCAGCTCTTTCCCGCTCTCGGTCGCATCATTAGGGTAGAGAACCTTAGAGATCGTCTCTCCGATCGCTTTGTCTCGGACAGCCTCTACATAACCTCCTTGATTGAATACCTGAAAATCGAACTCTTCGGAGGCCTTTGATTCCCAAAGTCGGAGGAAGTTCACCGTTTTCGTTCCATAACCGCAGATAGGGATGTCGTAGGGAACTCCGTTAACCGTCCGCGTGTCGGTCCAGATTGGCTCAAAATCCCCTTTCTCGTTCACGCGATTTTCTACCCGACCGTAGAGACGGACCGTTTGGCTGTATTCTGGGCGGATGATCTCCCAAGGGTTACCGAATTTCTCCCAATTGTCTGGTCGTTCGACTTGATGCCCGTTCTCAAACTCCTGCCTAAAGAGTCCATACTCATAATGAATCCCATAGCCCACCGCGGGCAGATCCAGACTGGCCAGAGAGTCGAGAAAGCATGCTGCCAAGCGCCCTAGGCCCCCGTTGCCGAGACCCATATCGTTCTCTTCCGAAGCAAGCTCGTCGAGTTCAAGTCCCAAGTCGCTCAACGCTTCGGACACTTGATCGAAGACGCCTGCGTTGAATATGTTGTTTCGAAATAGGCGTCCCATCAGATACTCGAGACTCAAATAGTAAACCCGCCTGACATTCTGCTTGTTGTGGACCCCCATCGTGTCGATGAAACGGGTGAGAATCTGGTCCTGAACCACCTTAGAGGTGGCGATCCACCAATCCCGCCGCGTCGCGGTGGCTGTGTCTCTTGCCAGAGTTTTTTCAAGGTGCCCAATGATCGCCGCCTTGATATCCTTCGAGGAAGGCAAAGCAGACTCTTGAGAAGGCGCCGTCTCGCCGTCTCGTTTCTTCGACTTTGGTTTATTTGCGCTCTTTTTTGCGACCTTCTTGCTAGTTGCGGGCGTTTTTCCTGACATGATTCGAAATTGGCGTGGTGGTTAAGGTTTTGAAATCGTTCGTATGCTGTAAGCGGGAATCGTTCCCAAGCGCAAACAAATCAGAAGCGAGTGGGACGATAATAATTCTATTGATCGCTAGAATTCCTGAGTCCCGAGCATTGTTTGATCAATGGCGTCAGACGCAGTCTGCCACTCGGGACTGTTTCTGAGCCGAGTTGCCTTTTCCAGGGACTCTCTGGCCTTTGCAGGCTCACCGTTCCTAAGGTAGGCCAGAGCAAGATTGTACCAAGCCCTATCAAAACTCGGATCAAGCCGGGTGGTGATCTGCAGAAGCTGAATTGTCTCCGGTATCCTACCTTCTTCGGCTCGGAGGAGAGCGAGTGAAAACGGAATTTGTGCCTGATCGGGAGCCATCCCATATGCTTTTTCGAGGAGCCGATTGGCTTCGGTGAGATTTCCCAATCGGCTTTGGAGGACAGCCACTTGACGAAGCAATTCTGCGTTACCGGGTTCCAGAGAAATCGCCCGATCAATCCACAGTTGGGCATTTCTGCGATCCCCTTCTCTAATGGCTTCACTTGCGAGAAGAAGGGCGTTCTGCGGACGGTCCGAATTGTATAGCAAATACTCCTCCCATTCTACTGACGCCGATGGATCAGGAATACTCTCTCCACGTGCGACGAATGAACGAGCGGCTGCAATCCGAACGTTGAGGCTCGGATCGTCAAGAATTTGATCAAAGTTGGGACCTGCAGCACCTGACTCGCCGAATGCGTAAGCGGCCTTAGATCGGACCATAGAACTTGGGTCGTTTAGGCTTTCTTCTAGGAAATCCTGCACCTTTGAATCGTTGGAGTACCAGGTCAGGAGCTCTGTATATGCGGCTCGCCACGCGTGGATCGGCTCTTTTCTTGCAATCGAAATTAGGTCATCAGCAATTCCGTCTTCATGGTTCCAAGCCGATTGTAAGACTCTGGCCCTTTCTCTTTGCCGTGAAAGCACTACTTTCTCGGGATACCACTCTTCGACTTTTCTGGCGGCCCAGTCGACGCTTTGATCTTCGTGGCATTTTGAACAGGCATTGGGAATACCCATCTCAATAGTGAGCAGTGGATCTGGCGAGAGAAAGCCATGATCGGCTCGTGGGTCTCGCACCATATAAGGTGTTTTTGGCATATGGCATTCTACACATAGATTTCCAGAGCTTCCTTCGGCGTGATGACTATGGGTGAGTGGTTCAATCAAAGGTGCGCCATCGAGACCGGTATCATGACACCAGGTGCAGGCTGCATTGTTTGTCGTAGGTCGGGTCAACTCCATGGAGTGTGCGTCGTGGCAATCAAGGCAGTCGACCCCCGCATGACCCATGCGACTCATCTCAAAGGATCCGAACACGAAGACCTCGTCTCGTATCTGTCCATCTGCGTAGTAGAGTCCATTCCGCACTGGAAGAGTAAGGTCGTAGTGATCAAAGTAACTGTCGCCGGGCCTGAATTCATTCGCGGTCAGCTCGTCTCGTCGGGAGTGACAAGTTGCGCAGGAAGCTTTCACTTTCACATCGGTGAGTTTTCGAGGCAATTGGCCTCCATTTTCGGTGCTGGCGGTTGCCACATGTGCTTCCAGCCCGGTATGACACTGCATGCAGGAGATGGATTGACGGGTCCATAGGGATTGATACTCACCTGTCTTCGGATTCAGTCCTTTCTCATATTCAGTCATGTGACAAGTTGCGCAATTGGCGTTCCAGTTCATTCCTTGACCGGTCCAGTGTCCCCAGTCTCCCCTCCGTCTTCCTTCACCTGGAAAGACTTCGAACCATTCATTCTCTTTTGGGTCGAATGCGTCAGTGGTGGTTTGCCATTTTCCGCCCGGAAATGGTGCAAGATATTGAATAAGCGGATCGTAGCCGATAACGCCTTCAAGCGGATAAGCACTCCCATTTTGATCTCCAACGACAAGTGTAGGCGTGCCGTCGTTCCACTCGAGACGATGGACTCTACCGGAGTCCGTCACTTCTCTTGCTGGTGTAAATGCGTATTCGTCACGTAGAGTGCTAACCGCGCGGTTTGCTTGGGCATGGTGACTGCGTCTCCATTCTTCAAATTCTGCTGGATGACATTCCTTGCAAGCGTTCTCACCGATGAGCGAGAGACGTTCTGGTCGATGGGTTAAAGGGAACGGGCCGGCTGTTTGCGCCTCGTAGTCACCCTTCTGGCGTGTATCAGACTGCTTGGAGCAAGCACTGAAGATAAGGACATAGAAAACGGCTAAGGCGAAACGCGTAACAACAAGGATCGTTTTCCGGCTTTGGAACGACGACCCTCCAATGAGTCGACTCAGGGGCATGACAAGCCAGAAAGCCTCAAGTCCAGGCGGTAGTAAAGATTGATTGAAAATTTAGAAGGCCGCTTGATTCTGGATATTAAGTGAGCTTTGCTTTGCTGCGAAAGATGCTCTGCTGCCTGTGGGAGACGCCACAGAATCTTGCTTCTAAGGAATGGCTTTTACGGAAAGACCGTCTCGATTTCGCTGGCCAGAACCCAGCCTCGATCACCATCTCTAGTCTGAACCTGATAAAAGTCTCCGTAGCCCTCTTTGACAGCTACAGTAGAGCCGGGAGGGATCCTTTCTTCTAAGGGACTAGACGCCGTTGGAGCTACGCGGAGGTGGGTTTCTGAATCGATGACGATCGCTCGCTCACTCATCTTGAACCAGATGTATTGGCTCCAAACCGAGAAACCCAGGAAGACCAGAGACAGAAGAAGAACAGTATTTCGCCAAATCTTGGGCAGGCGAGTGGGTCTGGATAGAAGGACAACTGCGATTATCGTCCAGAAAGCAAC is a window encoding:
- a CDS encoding YebC/PmpR family DNA-binding transcriptional regulator, with amino-acid sequence MSGHSKWATTKRHKAAVDAKRGKIFSVISKELTLSARDGGGDPEFNPRLRTNIAKAKAANMPADNIERAIKKGTGELEGATIEELTYEGYGPGGVGLIVEVTTDNKNRSASEVRSTFTKNGGNLAGSGALAYNFQRKGQFLIAADATNEDQLMEVTIEAGAEDILNNGDHFEVLCEMGEFDHVVQALEKAEIPTESAELAYLPQTPVEVTDSDVARQVLRLVDTLEELEDVKNVFANFEIADELLAER
- a CDS encoding CinA family nicotinamide mononucleotide deamidase-related protein — its product is MSLPVGGVRNLADYLHYFEPVNLSAFSPLLMSHNFSVAVVNVGDELLLGIRENAHLSYIGQHVSKRGGDLVHARVVPDQVDEIAEAISGSMKVADIVFVTGGLGPTADDLTREAMAKVLGSRLVHDSQVEKGIRQKFQSVGRSMSQNNLRQCQRPPEAEVISNRWGTAPGLRMHLEHSFIYLLPGPRSELGPMFEEEVLPELEEKGCLGDQSSWLQIRTAGLGESTVETRLAPIVESRPNVQFAFCAHAGIVDVRLSPAESGTGTAAVNQAGEECRLMLGENFFGFGNDSLAKILILQLRCWDRTLAVAESCTGGLLSGSFTDIPGASKVFIGGVVAYTNATKVQLLDVPESLLQQHGAVSGEAAVAMATGAAERLGSDYALSVTGFAGPEGGTAENPVGTVYAAHFSPSGVWSKRLVLPGNRGAVRERAVNETLDWARRTLNRYKVHDFLASPGE
- a CDS encoding SAM-dependent methyltransferase, with protein sequence MSELLPQPLATALEKRGAIPFSQFCRIALYDENDGYYQKEKLRVGSSIEADFTTNLSVQSTFVPLVFESVCSLLGRTDVSDYHFIEVGAEPNQSSFKGLAPNFAEVSSIGVSDSFPSLTGKVVLFANEWLDAQPFVRLVFTNGEWREVFVERLKEGGLVEKLYQVQSKDGLSLEARLPREMPEGYRVDLSMEVAGVLGEYLKQPWEGLFLTFDYGSSWESLIRQMPDGSGRAYRKQRLSTNLLDDPGESDLTCNVCWDDVKESLELEGFTVDGPERQESFFLNHASQRVRAIIEGKDDPDGGSKRRLMQILHPANFGAAFQVLWGLR
- the rnpA gene encoding ribonuclease P protein component; translation: MHFSRQCRILKSAEFALVRQHGQWLPGRFFHLQVMERENQSSGSRLGLVVSRKVGSAVVRNRIKRRCRSLFQMLSPDLLRSLDVVVVAKRDLDQVSFSALENDFRKRLSRWILVADSR
- a CDS encoding YidC/Oxa1 family insertase periplasmic-domain containing protein, giving the protein MDKKNVLIGLAFILAAFGLMFYQSSQMEPVPVEPETPVEEALPSSSDTDSGTDLGSLEGEETAPVADGSGEEPVFQPVAPEVVAEEEETASVEEVTRSLANEFIDVQFTSRGGGIKQVHFLQTKRGGMDTFVFNADTRLPALGVSIRGPDSEYSFSRNYSILEDETNQTQIVFERELVSNIFVRRVFSISSPGEEGVDPYLIRHKTTFINRSEQPLESGDGAYLNLGTVYSIGPDTRGEFLAFGYFDGEDAEFIRSRKFTGSSGFLGIGASAPVSSVSESRNDLNVVWGSVKNQFFAFVATVGEGVRSNGFFATGSSVIPPNPPDAPPADAIRASLAFPLERIEPGESLDIAIDFYAGPKEFRRLTQLGEKQDEVMQFGFLSFFSKILLSFLYAIHTVVPSWGWSIVVMTIIIKLIFWPLTAKATQSQKRMQKIQAPLKELREQYKDNPQKMQKETMKLFRENKVNPAAGCLPILIQMPIFIGLFWMLRTASELRYAPFLWIDDLSRPDTVAVVFGLPINILPLIMGVTMFFQMRMTPAMANADPLQQKIFKFLPFVFLVILYNFSSGLVLYWTVQNLLTILQQYITNKRSDVANEPVVIPSSAKKKAKKSTGKK
- a CDS encoding glycogen/starch/alpha-glucan phosphorylase is translated as MSGKTPATSKKVAKKSANKPKSKKRDGETAPSQESALPSSKDIKAAIIGHLEKTLARDTATATRRDWWIATSKVVQDQILTRFIDTMGVHNKQNVRRVYYLSLEYLMGRLFRNNIFNAGVFDQVSEALSDLGLELDELASEENDMGLGNGGLGRLAACFLDSLASLDLPAVGYGIHYEYGLFRQEFENGHQVERPDNWEKFGNPWEIIRPEYSQTVRLYGRVENRVNEKGDFEPIWTDTRTVNGVPYDIPICGYGTKTVNFLRLWESKASEEFDFQVFNQGGYVEAVRDKAIGETISKVLYPNDATESGKELRLVQQYFFVCCSLQDLIRRFYKQETDWSKFPEKVAVQLNDTHPAVATAELMRILVDEHKLEWEEAWAITRKTFAYTNHTLLPEALEKWSVPLFERVLPRHLQIIFEINRRFLKEEVEAMWPGDEEKKRQLSLIEEGHPQMIRMAYLSVVASHAVNGVAALHTQLLRDNLFYDFDQLYPGKFQNKTNGITPRRWLLACNPELSKLVTKEVGSDWTANLDALTKLEPLVKKAEFRKAYLDVKLKKKEQLAEFIEKHLKISVNPSAIFDAQVKRLHEYKRQHLNLLHILTLYHRILHNPDYDMVPRVFVFAAKAAPGYFLAKNIIRAINKVGEKINHDPRVEGRIKVAFLPNYGVTLAEKIIPAADLSEQISTAGKEASGTGNMKFALNGALTIGTLDGANVEIEEEVGEENIFIFGLKVDEVAALRASGYNPYDYYNRIPELKAVLNWLQSDAFTPGEFGAFRPLVDSLLQDGDPFLVCADYEAYIEAQGKVDQAYRDRDLWAKMAILNTARVGKFSSDRTIQQYADEIWDLPSVSV
- a CDS encoding MFS transporter translates to MTLFRPDRPFQPKKVRFYYGWVIAAAGTVGVICSIPGQTMGVSVFTDSLIENLGISRTWISFAYLIGTICSGFLVVPVGWLLDASGFRSGGVYAGLGLGVALLFLSQVDRIAEGVKEVIAPDSGVVIGFIFVTAGFFLLRFCGQGVMTLVSRGIVAKWFNHYRGRVTAITGIIGSFAFSVTPLFFDGLIIEFGWRVSWVGLGIICGFVFAVFAWVVFRDNPEECGLEMDGGLEKIPESKVNPDNRVVKQYSTAEALGTYGFWIYNLAFSFQGLFITGYTFHILSVADDLGLAREVVLGAFFPGAVIGVFVSLGIGWLIDKTQLKYSLIVFTIGTVFIPLGLLFAPHQYSLIILIAGFAMGGGAFSPLIGTVWARFYGRKSLGAISGFNMSCLVIGSALGPIGFSLSYEFLGGYRPAIAISVGCGVLLLAGAFFAENPQRKLREEMKATCE
- the rpmH gene encoding 50S ribosomal protein L34, yielding MQPTYRPSKIKRARKFGFRKRNSTRSGRKILAARRRKGRARLSASR